GGCACGTCGGTGCCCAGCACGCATATGCCGGCATGGTCCTGGAACAGGTCGCGCAGCGCCTGCTGGATCATCCGTGCATTCGCGGACACGGGGTGGACGCGATTGATGAGCAGGTGCAGGGATGGCGGTTCGATGCCGAGGTGCCGGTATGGCGCGATGTCCTCCAGCAACTGCATGGTGCCGCGTCGCAGTTCGCGGGCAGCGAGAATTTCCGGGGTCACGGGCGACAGCGCCAGGTCAGAGGCGAGCACCGCCATCTCCAACAGCACCGAGCGTGCACCCTGGGTGTCGATCAGCACCAGGTCATAAAGCGGCGCCAGCGCCGGCAGCAGGTGCCGCAGTCTCAGGCGTCCGTCTGGCGCGTGCAGTAGCAACGTGTTCAGTTCACCCCGGTGATCGTTCGAGAGCACCAGGTCCAGGCCCGCGATGATGGTGCGGGACACCAACTGATCGAGGGCGCGTTCGTTGAACGCCAGCAACTCATAGATACCGCCGGCAGCGCGGTGTGCCAGCTCGTAATAGGACGACAAGGTCGGCTGCACGTCGAGATCGAGCAGCAGCACACGCAGCCCCGCGTCCGCGGCGAGGCCGCCGAGGTTGGCGGCCGTAGTCGTCTTGCCTACGCCGCCTTTCGTTGAAATGATGGATACGACCTGCATGGCGCTCTCCGTTTGGCGATGGGAAAATCGAGGGGGAGCGGGTCAGGTCCGGTTGTTGAGGCGTTCGGCGATCCACTGGTCGATCTCGACCGAATCCCAGCCCACGGCGCGCACGCCCAGGCGCAACGCCTGCGGAAACTGGCGCTTCTTCATCAGGTTGTAGATGTGGGCGCGTTTGAAGCCGGACTTCGCTTCAACTTCATCGAGCCGCAGGATGCGGCGCTCGTGCGGTGGCAGTACAGGTATTTGCGACATGGCGGTCACTCCTGAACGCTCAGTGGCGTTTGTTGGCGTGACCTCTATTCAATAGACATGGCTGCGGAAAAACATTGCAAATGCAATCTCCGCGACTGCACATACAAGATGGAAGAATTCACGCGGCTGCGCTACGGACATTCTTCCTGGCATTGGCGAACTTGCCGTTCA
The Sphaerotilus microaerophilus DNA segment above includes these coding regions:
- a CDS encoding ParA family protein, with the translated sequence MQVVSIISTKGGVGKTTTAANLGGLAADAGLRVLLLDLDVQPTLSSYYELAHRAAGGIYELLAFNERALDQLVSRTIIAGLDLVLSNDHRGELNTLLLHAPDGRLRLRHLLPALAPLYDLVLIDTQGARSVLLEMAVLASDLALSPVTPEILAARELRRGTMQLLEDIAPYRHLGIEPPSLHLLINRVHPVSANARMIQQALRDLFQDHAGICVLGTDVPAIEAYPRAATRGLPVHRVEHRQPPGRVAPAALDTMRALAGELFPQWQDRFAHVSGRPPRSIETGRSHGERT
- a CDS encoding AlpA family transcriptional regulator, with the protein product MSQIPVLPPHERRILRLDEVEAKSGFKRAHIYNLMKKRQFPQALRLGVRAVGWDSVEIDQWIAERLNNRT